A single Flavobacterium sp. 1 DNA region contains:
- a CDS encoding FHA domain-containing protein produces MAIVRNELNGEELILHSQHTIGRDKNNISCFEENTVSRKHAIIYWENNHWQLTDFSSNGTKVNNSHLHHSTKKLEINDFIQFANNETGIWKIINLDRPNSYLKDIQCNHKFIDLGKGLMLPDKDNPKWTLFHNKHRNWLIDDGETETILVHGKLYCLDGKEYEFIENECLADTNMNIDITENAYFHFFLSMDQETISSRIKINDLILDLGVRVYNHLLLHLVQAKQQDLDSGLIESICGWVQLENLRKALSKELLMDVDDYYINTLICRLRKNLMKLTPYGYLFSDIIERKKGKLRFGMPNFKIENELECS; encoded by the coding sequence ATGGCAATAGTTAGAAATGAGTTAAATGGAGAAGAATTAATTCTTCATAGCCAACATACAATAGGAAGAGACAAAAATAATATAAGTTGTTTCGAAGAAAACACTGTTTCCCGCAAACATGCTATCATCTATTGGGAGAATAATCATTGGCAATTGACGGATTTTAGCAGTAATGGCACAAAAGTAAATAACTCCCATTTACATCATTCAACAAAAAAATTAGAAATAAATGATTTTATACAGTTTGCAAATAATGAAACGGGAATATGGAAAATTATTAATTTGGATAGACCCAATAGTTATTTAAAAGATATTCAATGTAATCATAAATTCATTGATTTAGGAAAAGGATTAATGCTTCCGGATAAAGATAACCCGAAATGGACTTTATTTCATAACAAACATAGAAACTGGTTGATCGATGATGGAGAAACTGAGACTATTCTTGTTCATGGAAAACTATATTGCTTAGATGGAAAAGAATATGAGTTTATAGAGAATGAATGTTTAGCTGATACCAATATGAATATTGATATTACTGAAAATGCTTATTTCCATTTTTTTTTAAGCATGGATCAAGAAACCATTTCCTCAAGAATAAAAATAAATGATTTGATACTAGATTTGGGAGTTCGTGTTTATAACCATTTGTTGCTTCATTTGGTTCAGGCAAAACAACAGGATTTAGATAGCGGCCTGATTGAATCAATATGTGGGTGGGTTCAATTAGAAAATTTAAGAAAAGCTTTGAGTAAAGAATTACTAATGGATGTAGATGATTATTATATCAATACCTTAATCTGTCGTTTACGCAAGAACTTGATGAAATTAACACCTTATGGTTATTTGTTTTCGGATATTATAGAAAGGAAAAAAGGAAAATTACGTTTTGGAATGCCCAATTTTAAAATTGAAAACGAATTAGAATGCTCATAA
- a CDS encoding TOMM system kinase/cyclase fusion protein, whose protein sequence is MENTSLAVIKLEVIDNFRYIEKIGEGGCGLVFKAEQISTGKFVAIKTLKIHGGITEHKKKQQLARFERETQLCSEIYHPNIVQLLDKGCSDSGEPYAVFEYVHGETLNSYILRNKYLSASDMANIMGQVLDGLVCAHNKGIVHRDLKPHNIMVSKWGSKNHVKILDFGIGAFFQDFRSIDYQDLTVEQDVLGTPTYSAPEQLRGEPSTVKSDLYSWGLIVIECLTGKPVMGGASIAEVFQKQLMASSVPLPPSIVGHPLASLLRRVLEKNPRNRAENAQTVLEEFDQINFNTLIGDIDRQKNVIADYQDFTVADEIVWSGVTAARKQMTILCLKLNLIVSRGMHLDLETLDTIQKDQLNLCKDIAIRYGGYVSETFMNNLAVYFGYPESSDTDARRAGRTALEIATAVKKRNALLMEQQGISIDIRVGLHTGTVLVQRNNLPEGSVPNMAFDLVYMAASGSVLVSAPAKKLLEPYLEFESVDEIRFSNGCETIETYQLVGERQTEALSSLRPWSADKEMIGRDAEKKTILQLWLNSMESYSSVLISGQAGIGKSKLVYEVKKEIRSVDGRVSECRCFPEHQNNALYPFLHMLRNHCGISGIEDKDIAISRLKVVLEKTGCSVDKTLALLCSWLSIPIPKECAVSQASPEKQKQLLFQTLKQCLLFLDNEKSFLLVVEDLHWLDQTSADFIEYILSDTNEGHYLLLMTARPEFVNPWNLDCLSQINIEILSEDSVKLLVEGSLDGKSVSEKALLYIFERADGIPLYVEELTRMLVDQNYVVLDNGGYDLVEDIDTKLIPSTLQDLLNARLDRLSLAKETAQLAAVIGREFSYELLIKASAKDEATVQSDLNLLLNSDLVYRQRRVKGENYIFRHALIRDATYDGMVSTNRKVVHKNIAETLEKNCNIQKDISLQIIAFHYEQATDFEKSQKYWFDSALVSRQKTGAYLDTVFYLSKALNYVESIQNENEKVESKIRIYNLLGETQLYTSGFTSADVALSLYCFLFFYFLVKIKTINQKSLVALVNS, encoded by the coding sequence ATGGAAAACACATCTTTGGCTGTGATTAAACTAGAAGTAATTGATAACTTCAGATATATTGAAAAAATCGGAGAGGGTGGTTGCGGATTGGTTTTTAAGGCGGAACAAATTAGTACAGGTAAATTTGTTGCAATAAAAACATTAAAGATTCACGGAGGTATAACAGAACATAAGAAAAAGCAACAATTGGCTCGTTTTGAGCGAGAAACCCAATTGTGTTCTGAAATATATCACCCCAACATTGTACAGCTTCTTGACAAAGGATGCTCAGATAGTGGAGAACCTTATGCTGTATTTGAATATGTACATGGAGAAACCTTAAATTCGTATATTCTACGTAACAAGTATCTTTCGGCTTCCGATATGGCAAACATAATGGGACAAGTGCTTGATGGTTTGGTTTGCGCCCATAATAAAGGAATCGTTCACAGGGATTTGAAGCCTCATAATATTATGGTTTCAAAATGGGGTTCTAAAAATCATGTAAAGATTTTAGATTTTGGTATTGGAGCTTTTTTCCAAGATTTCCGTTCTATAGATTATCAGGATTTAACTGTTGAACAAGACGTATTAGGGACTCCTACATATAGTGCGCCTGAGCAATTGAGGGGAGAACCGTCTACTGTAAAATCAGATTTGTATTCGTGGGGACTTATCGTTATTGAGTGTTTAACCGGTAAACCGGTGATGGGTGGAGCCTCTATTGCCGAAGTGTTCCAGAAACAGTTAATGGCTTCGAGTGTACCGTTACCTCCTTCGATTGTTGGTCATCCCTTGGCGAGTTTACTAAGAAGGGTTTTGGAGAAAAACCCTAGGAATAGGGCAGAAAACGCGCAAACTGTTTTGGAAGAGTTTGACCAAATTAATTTCAATACCTTGATAGGGGACATTGATAGGCAAAAGAATGTTATTGCCGATTATCAGGATTTTACTGTTGCCGATGAGATAGTTTGGAGTGGTGTGACTGCAGCTCGAAAACAAATGACAATACTTTGTCTCAAGCTCAATTTAATAGTTTCTCGAGGAATGCATTTGGATTTGGAGACTTTGGATACTATTCAAAAGGATCAGTTGAACTTGTGCAAAGATATTGCGATTCGATATGGTGGATATGTTTCGGAAACCTTTATGAATAATTTGGCAGTTTATTTTGGTTATCCTGAATCAAGTGACACTGATGCAAGAAGGGCTGGAAGAACGGCATTAGAAATAGCTACGGCAGTAAAAAAAAGGAATGCTCTATTGATGGAGCAGCAGGGTATTAGCATAGATATTCGAGTGGGCTTGCACACAGGAACAGTTTTAGTCCAACGGAATAATTTACCAGAGGGAAGTGTACCCAATATGGCCTTTGATTTGGTGTACATGGCTGCTTCGGGATCTGTACTGGTTAGTGCGCCTGCCAAAAAATTATTGGAACCCTATTTGGAGTTTGAGAGCGTTGATGAAATTCGGTTTTCGAATGGCTGTGAAACGATAGAAACGTATCAGTTAGTTGGAGAGCGGCAAACAGAAGCTTTATCTTCTTTGCGACCATGGAGTGCTGATAAGGAAATGATTGGTAGGGATGCCGAAAAAAAAACGATACTCCAATTATGGCTGAATAGTATGGAAAGCTATAGTTCTGTACTTATAAGTGGACAGGCAGGAATAGGGAAGTCAAAATTGGTTTATGAAGTAAAAAAGGAAATACGTTCTGTTGATGGAAGGGTCAGTGAATGTCGTTGTTTCCCAGAACATCAGAATAATGCGTTATATCCTTTCCTACATATGCTTCGAAATCATTGTGGAATCTCAGGAATTGAGGATAAAGACATAGCGATTTCTCGCTTGAAAGTAGTATTAGAGAAAACAGGATGTTCGGTAGATAAAACCTTGGCTCTTTTGTGTTCATGGTTGTCAATTCCGATACCTAAAGAATGTGCTGTAAGTCAAGCATCACCTGAAAAACAAAAACAACTTTTATTTCAAACTTTAAAGCAATGTTTACTCTTTTTGGATAATGAAAAATCCTTCCTCTTAGTAGTCGAAGATTTGCATTGGTTGGATCAAACTAGTGCAGACTTCATTGAATATATTTTATCAGACACAAATGAAGGTCATTATTTATTATTAATGACAGCAAGACCTGAATTTGTGAACCCTTGGAACTTGGATTGCCTTTCTCAGATAAATATTGAAATTCTTTCGGAAGATTCTGTTAAGCTTTTAGTAGAAGGAAGTCTGGACGGAAAATCTGTTAGTGAAAAAGCGTTGCTATACATTTTCGAAAGAGCAGACGGCATTCCTCTTTATGTAGAAGAATTGACCCGTATGTTGGTTGACCAAAATTACGTTGTGTTGGACAATGGGGGATATGATTTGGTGGAAGATATTGATACCAAGTTAATACCTTCGACTCTTCAAGATTTATTGAATGCAAGATTAGATCGATTGAGCTTAGCGAAAGAAACAGCACAATTAGCAGCTGTTATTGGAAGAGAATTTAGTTATGAGTTACTTATTAAGGCTTCAGCAAAAGACGAAGCAACAGTGCAAAGTGATTTAAATTTGTTACTGAATTCGGATTTAGTCTATCGTCAGCGAAGAGTTAAAGGGGAAAATTACATTTTTCGTCACGCTTTAATTCGTGATGCTACTTATGATGGAATGGTAAGTACCAATCGAAAAGTGGTTCATAAAAATATAGCCGAAACTTTAGAGAAAAATTGTAATATACAAAAAGACATCTCTTTACAAATTATAGCATTTCATTACGAACAAGCTACGGATTTTGAAAAATCTCAGAAATATTGGTTCGATTCAGCATTAGTAAGTCGTCAAAAAACGGGTGCGTATTTGGATACAGTCTTCTATTTGTCTAAGGCTCTGAATTATGTTGAATCCATTCAAAATGAAAATGAAAAAGTGGAATCAAAAATAAGGATCTATAATTTGCTTGGAGAAACTCAGCTGTATACCAGTGGATTTACATCTGCCGATGTTGCACTCTCTTTATATTGTTTTCTTTTTTTCTATTTTCTTGTCAAAATCAAAACAATAAATCAGAAATCATTGGTCGCTCTGGTCAACTCGTAG
- a CDS encoding VCBS repeat-containing protein: MYATGLFCVDLDNNGYMDVVNANGNDMCPQPLTIYNNWGKETGEPYYLPNYADDKGFNTRIKIGDLNKDGWQDIVMISVFKRAQFNPESFTSQSDLNGSDLYKSGSVKVYMNNRGIIPSTATYEIELGTFPFDIDLGDFDADGDLDLAVANIGQLNENGVFVPAKSVICLNENGILKSKKIWETDYSFNAMSIKFADLNLDGLLDLTIGHSPGHPGEKRIKTNEAISVFYGKLDSNNEIGIDTNVGWSFGFGSSLAAVTLNIGLLREGENSVPNKKDVIFLVGIQGVKEDEEAFKLVNSHRMLNSSNCFGEDFYVIGCQEKKIYWKTDVTDMNVNKPSFSSMGDLNNDGYADLVLGFFKMEEGNLNDGAPFFIFEGKPGDANGSRFKQIYRSKAHGVNQEIFLGYARKYTKVKSNKIEQRRFTQVFSPNRPVVTLPCNVVLSIDSVKVDKVMQNYGAYSWSYATNVLTLNNSFKHAVEVEVVYKTPLKKDIYIAYWNANIGNAIYYSQYSKP; this comes from the coding sequence ATGTATGCTACAGGCCTGTTCTGTGTAGATCTGGATAATAATGGTTATATGGATGTTGTTAATGCTAATGGAAATGATATGTGTCCGCAACCATTAACTATTTATAACAATTGGGGTAAAGAAACCGGAGAGCCTTATTATTTACCAAATTATGCAGATGATAAAGGTTTTAATACTAGAATTAAAATTGGAGATTTGAATAAAGATGGTTGGCAAGATATAGTTATGATTTCTGTGTTTAAAAGGGCGCAGTTTAATCCAGAATCTTTTACTTCCCAAAGTGATTTAAATGGATCAGATCTTTATAAATCCGGCAGCGTAAAAGTATATATGAATAATAGGGGGATTATTCCGAGTACAGCTACCTATGAAATCGAACTAGGTACATTTCCGTTCGATATTGATTTAGGGGACTTTGATGCTGATGGAGATTTAGACTTAGCTGTTGCAAACATTGGACAACTTAATGAAAATGGTGTGTTTGTCCCTGCGAAATCTGTAATTTGTCTAAATGAAAATGGAATACTAAAAAGCAAAAAAATCTGGGAGACCGATTACTCCTTTAATGCGATGTCAATAAAATTTGCTGATCTTAATCTTGATGGATTATTAGATCTCACAATTGGTCATTCTCCTGGTCATCCGGGAGAAAAAAGAATTAAAACCAATGAGGCAATAAGTGTGTTTTATGGAAAATTAGATAGTAATAATGAAATTGGGATTGACACCAATGTGGGGTGGTCTTTTGGGTTTGGCAGCTCTTTAGCAGCGGTAACATTAAATATTGGTCTGTTAAGAGAAGGAGAGAATAGTGTTCCTAATAAAAAGGATGTTATTTTTTTAGTAGGGATACAAGGAGTTAAAGAGGATGAAGAGGCTTTTAAATTAGTGAATAGTCATAGAATGTTAAATTCAAGTAATTGTTTTGGGGAGGATTTTTATGTGATTGGATGCCAAGAAAAAAAGATCTATTGGAAAACTGATGTAACTGATATGAATGTAAACAAACCGTCGTTTTCTTCTATGGGAGATCTCAATAATGATGGTTATGCAGATCTAGTATTGGGATTCTTCAAAATGGAAGAAGGGAATTTGAATGATGGAGCACCATTTTTTATATTCGAAGGAAAGCCTGGGGATGCCAATGGATCAAGATTCAAACAAATATATCGTTCCAAGGCACATGGAGTTAATCAGGAAATATTCTTGGGGTATGCACGTAAATACACTAAAGTGAAATCGAATAAAATAGAACAAAGGAGGTTTACTCAGGTATTTTCTCCTAATAGGCCTGTGGTAACATTACCATGCAATGTTGTATTATCAATAGATAGTGTAAAAGTCGATAAAGTGATGCAAAATTATGGAGCTTATAGCTGGAGTTATGCCACCAATGTGTTGACACTAAATAATAGTTTCAAGCATGCTGTTGAGGTGGAAGTTGTTTATAAAACGCCTTTGAAAAAGGATATTTATATTGCTTATTGGAATGCCAATATAGGAAATGCAATTTATTACAGCCAATATTCTAAGCCTTGA
- a CDS encoding BBE domain-containing protein, which produces MKKVSVEENDSRFPSFKQGFNQRWYANNCNVVYLCENADGTAAALEEAISRFDKDVKVKCGGHCYENFVFNEVTKAILDVTSLDDAGYDEDRGYYLGAGGNNWEAFKSLFRDFGKVLPAGSCYSVGLGGHICGGGYGLLSRLNGLTVDWLTGVELVVKDKNDQPARTIYVSKESIGDEQDLFWAHCGGGGGNFGVITKYYFKNLPDSPECAFLTTYAFQWKHLSAKTLYKLLEWYEGFSLKKDNWNQFGLFKLNHKANGEIHLVIQTATENSDEALKRNKALIEKQSKELTEICEHQIARRPIFGHGAYFPSEMSTNTILYTYYEATQTLNGSGVNQRGKYKSAYMRKKFSKRDAKVIFKQLQKVPEGLTKTDMTQSLLQVDSYSGKINNVDSNATAIAQRDSIFKLQFQTYWTSEKDDPKYLSWIREFYGAVYKKTGGTPNPKLDPTNNVDGCYYNYPDADLNELVGKQGAMELYFLENLDRLKAVKRRWDPNNYFNSEQSIPLI; this is translated from the coding sequence ATGAAAAAAGTATCAGTAGAAGAAAATGATTCTCGTTTCCCAAGTTTTAAGCAAGGTTTTAATCAACGTTGGTATGCTAATAATTGCAATGTGGTTTACCTGTGCGAAAATGCGGATGGCACTGCTGCTGCATTAGAGGAAGCAATAAGTCGTTTTGATAAGGATGTGAAAGTAAAATGCGGAGGGCATTGTTATGAAAATTTTGTTTTCAACGAAGTCACCAAAGCTATTTTGGATGTAACCTCCCTAGACGACGCAGGGTATGATGAAGATCGCGGATATTACTTAGGTGCAGGAGGAAACAATTGGGAAGCATTTAAAAGTTTATTCCGAGATTTTGGTAAAGTTTTACCCGCTGGATCTTGCTATTCAGTAGGATTGGGAGGTCATATTTGCGGAGGCGGATATGGACTTTTATCACGTCTGAATGGACTTACGGTTGATTGGTTAACAGGGGTTGAATTGGTGGTAAAAGACAAGAATGATCAACCGGCACGTACAATATATGTTTCAAAAGAGTCCATAGGTGATGAACAAGATTTGTTTTGGGCGCATTGTGGTGGTGGTGGCGGTAATTTTGGCGTGATCACGAAATACTATTTTAAAAATCTTCCAGACTCGCCTGAATGTGCTTTTCTGACCACTTACGCTTTTCAGTGGAAACATTTATCCGCGAAAACACTTTACAAACTCCTCGAATGGTACGAGGGATTTTCATTAAAAAAAGACAACTGGAATCAATTTGGTTTATTTAAACTCAACCATAAAGCAAATGGGGAGATTCATCTGGTGATTCAAACGGCAACGGAGAATAGCGATGAAGCATTAAAAAGAAATAAAGCCCTCATTGAAAAGCAGTCCAAAGAGTTAACTGAAATTTGTGAGCACCAAATTGCTAGAAGACCCATTTTTGGACATGGAGCGTACTTCCCTTCCGAGATGTCTACAAATACAATTTTATATACTTATTATGAAGCAACTCAAACCTTGAATGGCTCCGGAGTGAACCAACGAGGAAAATACAAGTCGGCCTATATGCGTAAGAAGTTTAGTAAGCGGGATGCCAAAGTGATTTTTAAGCAACTGCAAAAAGTACCAGAAGGACTCACCAAAACAGACATGACGCAAAGTTTGTTGCAAGTTGATTCCTATAGCGGAAAAATAAATAATGTAGATTCAAATGCCACAGCCATTGCACAGCGGGATTCAATATTCAAACTTCAGTTTCAAACCTATTGGACATCTGAAAAAGATGATCCAAAATATTTAAGTTGGATTCGCGAGTTCTATGGTGCCGTGTACAAAAAGACAGGAGGTACTCCTAACCCAAAATTAGACCCCACAAATAATGTAGACGGCTGCTATTACAATTATCCCGACGCCGATTTAAATGAACTTGTAGGCAAACAAGGAGCTATGGAATTGTATTTCCTTGAAAATCTTGATCGTTTGAAAGCAGTGAAGCGCAGATGGGATCCGAATAATTACTTTAATAGTGAACAATCAATCCCTTTGATTTAA
- a CDS encoding glycosyl hydrolase family 18 protein, which produces MDNSLVVGYLESWSPNQITFTQAAKSGYNTIVMAFGTINGTTIGISDGNFNPSPTPQKLKEDIKNAKANGAKHILFSVGGESNTYNPKGSADDVAQALVAYLQEYGFTGVDFDLEINTDGNYLDQLCAGIQKRDPSLIITAAPQLNQADHASDLFLVSTGNYRIYDKAIQNNRFNYLFIQAYNNGWPSINGYSEMNVPFISAAFNNLKKSIPAQTKIVIGEPATKDAAGSYSVFNGPNAGPNIYSLMADQYKAISNDPQFGGVMTWDINWDAKNNYQFVKAMNHVIVPNLV; this is translated from the coding sequence ATGGATAATTCACTCGTAGTAGGTTACCTTGAAAGTTGGTCGCCTAATCAGATTACTTTTACACAAGCCGCAAAAAGTGGTTATAACACTATTGTAATGGCTTTTGGAACCATTAATGGGACGACAATCGGGATTTCGGATGGAAATTTTAATCCCTCTCCAACTCCCCAAAAATTAAAAGAGGATATCAAAAATGCCAAAGCAAATGGAGCGAAACACATACTTTTCTCTGTTGGAGGCGAAAGCAATACGTATAATCCAAAAGGGTCGGCAGACGATGTTGCACAGGCATTGGTAGCGTATCTCCAAGAGTATGGGTTTACAGGAGTTGATTTCGATTTAGAAATAAACACCGATGGAAATTACTTAGATCAATTATGTGCCGGTATTCAAAAAAGAGACCCTTCATTAATTATTACGGCAGCTCCTCAACTCAACCAAGCTGATCATGCATCTGATCTGTTCCTTGTCTCCACAGGAAACTATCGCATTTACGACAAAGCGATTCAAAATAATCGTTTTAATTACCTCTTTATCCAAGCGTACAACAATGGATGGCCATCCATTAATGGCTATTCAGAAATGAATGTCCCTTTTATTTCTGCCGCCTTCAACAACTTGAAGAAAAGCATTCCTGCTCAAACAAAAATTGTCATAGGTGAACCTGCCACTAAAGATGCCGCGGGTAGTTACAGCGTATTTAATGGACCTAATGCAGGACCTAATATTTATTCGTTAATGGCAGATCAGTACAAAGCAATTTCTAATGACCCCCAGTTTGGTGGAGTTATGACTTGGGATATCAATTGGGATGCAAAAAATAATTACCAATTTGTAAAAGCAATGAATCATGTGATTGTGCCGAATTTGGTATAA
- a CDS encoding ISAs1 family transposase, with protein sequence MRNHKNHFFELGYMIDAMGCQREIAKKIREQEADYILQVKNNQKTLLENIEDSFAVKKAVEIDTTEDCGHGRVEVRKCIVISDLEFIDNAHKWKDLRIIVKIESKIYFKKTEKETTSTRYYISSLPADAGLLNESIRSHWTIENNLHWNLDVIFREDNQAKRNQTAIENANLIAKLANTMLDQEKTFPKSKNRKRLKAFTDSTYRELILKV encoded by the coding sequence ATGAGAAATCATAAAAATCATTTCTTTGAGCTGGGTTATATGATTGATGCAATGGGTTGTCAGAGAGAAATTGCAAAGAAAATTAGAGAGCAAGAAGCGGATTATATTTTACAAGTTAAAAACAATCAAAAAACACTATTAGAAAACATTGAGGATTCATTTGCTGTTAAAAAAGCAGTAGAAATAGACACAACTGAAGATTGTGGACATGGTCGAGTTGAAGTTCGTAAGTGTATCGTTATTAGCGATTTAGAATTCATAGATAATGCTCATAAATGGAAAGATTTGAGAATCATCGTGAAAATTGAGTCAAAAATCTACTTCAAAAAAACAGAAAAAGAAACCACAAGTACAAGGTATTACATTAGTTCATTGCCCGCTGATGCTGGACTTCTAAACGAATCCATACGATCACATTGGACAATTGAAAATAATTTACATTGGAATTTAGATGTCATTTTCAGAGAAGACAATCAAGCCAAACGAAACCAAACAGCTATCGAAAATGCCAATCTAATTGCAAAATTAGCAAACACGATGTTGGATCAAGAAAAAACCTTTCCAAAATCAAAAAACAGAAAACGTCTCAAAGCCTTTACTGACAGCACTTACAGAGAATTAATATTGAAAGTTTAA
- a CDS encoding GlxA family transcriptional regulator, translating to MKHLTIIVPNGEGNNLSSIIGTYKIFMRASAYWKQKGNEQIFNIQLVGVSKTVEFYDGLFAVKPHINISDVPKTNLIIIPSLNHNYQKTVQANKLLIDWIDMQYKNGAEIASICTGAFLLASTGLLDGKSCSTHWSAADNFRTMFPKVNLKTDKLITDENGIYTNGGAYSFLNLMIYLVEKYFDRQTSIFCAKVFQIEIDRNTQSEFAIFTGQKKHDDEIVQQAQAYIEMNVEEKISVEELSSKFNVGRRNFDRRFIKATGNTPIEYSQRVKIETAKKAFETNRKTINEVMYEVGYADVKAFREVFRKITGMSPLEYKRKYYKDAVFIV from the coding sequence ATGAAACATCTTACTATAATTGTTCCAAATGGAGAAGGAAACAACCTAAGTAGCATTATTGGTACTTACAAAATATTTATGAGAGCCAGCGCTTATTGGAAGCAAAAGGGAAATGAACAGATCTTCAATATTCAGTTGGTTGGAGTTTCAAAAACAGTGGAGTTTTATGACGGTTTGTTTGCTGTGAAGCCACATATCAATATTTCTGATGTTCCGAAAACAAATCTCATCATCATTCCGTCATTAAATCATAATTATCAAAAAACAGTTCAGGCAAATAAGTTACTGATAGATTGGATCGATATGCAATATAAAAATGGTGCAGAAATAGCCAGTATTTGTACAGGTGCATTTTTGCTTGCTTCAACAGGTTTGTTAGATGGAAAAAGTTGTTCTACACACTGGTCGGCTGCGGATAATTTTAGAACAATGTTTCCGAAAGTAAATTTAAAAACAGATAAATTAATTACTGATGAGAACGGAATTTATACCAACGGAGGTGCTTATTCATTTCTTAATCTGATGATTTATTTGGTAGAAAAATATTTTGACAGACAGACTTCCATTTTTTGTGCCAAAGTTTTTCAGATAGAAATCGATAGGAATACACAGTCTGAATTTGCAATTTTCACAGGACAAAAAAAACACGATGATGAAATAGTGCAACAAGCACAAGCATACATAGAAATGAATGTAGAAGAAAAAATATCCGTTGAAGAGTTATCCTCAAAGTTTAATGTTGGCAGAAGAAATTTTGATAGAAGATTTATAAAAGCTACTGGAAATACTCCAATCGAATATTCCCAAAGGGTTAAAATAGAAACTGCAAAAAAAGCATTTGAAACAAACCGCAAAACAATTAATGAAGTAATGTATGAAGTTGGTTATGCCGATGTAAAAGCATTTCGAGAAGTGTTTAGGAAAATTACTGGAATGTCTCCGTTGGAATATAAAAGAAAATATTATAAAGATGCAGTTTTTATTGTATAA
- a CDS encoding EthD family reductase translates to MAKMTVIYKTPKDKEFFERHYFEIHIPLAKQLPGLIKYEINDGPIVSLTGHEETYRIANLYFDSLEAMMNAFQSEIGQKCAVDRNIFAPNNEEVQIYLYDSKNT, encoded by the coding sequence ATGGCAAAAATGACTGTGATTTACAAAACACCAAAAGATAAAGAATTTTTTGAACGACATTATTTTGAGATACACATTCCATTAGCAAAACAATTACCCGGTTTAATAAAGTATGAAATAAATGACGGCCCAATTGTTTCACTTACTGGGCATGAAGAAACGTATCGCATTGCCAACCTATATTTTGATTCACTTGAAGCAATGATGAACGCTTTTCAATCAGAAATAGGACAAAAATGTGCTGTTGACAGAAATATTTTTGCACCAAATAATGAAGAGGTTCAGATTTATTTATATGATTCAAAAAACACTTAA
- a CDS encoding DinB family protein, producing the protein MKTTETIIKMIFDRWNASIASCDTLLNSLTDETLQKEIAPGKNRGIYLLGHLIAVHDDMLILLDMGEKLYPELNEPFLKSPDKTTTLIQSASELRTFWSNQCEVLKQKFDNLKPEGWFEKHTAVSTEDFAKEPHRNKLNIIITRTSHLQYHLGQLQLLK; encoded by the coding sequence ATGAAAACAACAGAAACAATCATTAAAATGATATTCGACAGATGGAATGCATCTATAGCAAGTTGCGATACATTACTTAATTCTTTGACTGACGAAACCTTGCAAAAAGAAATTGCACCGGGCAAGAACAGAGGAATTTATCTATTGGGACATCTTATTGCGGTGCACGATGATATGCTGATACTATTAGATATGGGTGAAAAACTGTATCCAGAATTGAATGAACCGTTTCTAAAATCGCCTGACAAAACAACAACTCTAATTCAATCGGCAAGTGAATTAAGAACTTTTTGGTCTAACCAATGTGAGGTATTAAAACAAAAATTCGACAATCTGAAACCAGAAGGGTGGTTTGAAAAACATACTGCTGTTTCAACCGAAGACTTTGCTAAAGAGCCCCATCGCAATAAATTAAACATTATCATAACAAGAACATCACATTTACAATACCATTTGGGGCAATTGCAATTACTTAAATAA